In Paenibacillus dendritiformis, the DNA window GACCCATGGGCAGATTTTCATACTGCCGTTGCAGCCTATCAATTCCGTAACAGTGACGGGGTAGAAAAACTTCTTATCCTTGAGTCCCCAGATGAAAAAATAGAGTTCTACAAAGAGTGTACATACGGAGATGGATGTAATCTTATACTTAATTCAGAAGATCAAATATATGTGTCGGGTGGAACAATACAAGTAGGAACGAAACTGTTATTAATTGAACTAGATATTTTTGGAGGAATCGATAAAGAAGATATGGTTCCAGGCAAGGAAGAATTCAATGACTACTTAAAGGCATTATACTTGGCTGGATATATACATTTTGAAAATGATTCATTCATCGAAAAAGCCCGCCAACGATATAGAGAAGGTTATAGATTGCGGAGGTTTGGGTCTGGAACTTCTGGAGAAACAACATTTTAAAAAGGATCTGCTATAGTTCAACTTAGAAGAGTTGGGGGATTATCAATGAAGTTGATAATATTATTTGGCCCGCAGGCCGTTGGAAAAATGACAGTAGGACAAAGCCTAGCAAACCTTACAAATTTCAAGCTATTCCATAATCATATGTCCATTGATTTCGTGTCTCAATTTTTTGACTATGGAACTCCTTCTGGAAAGCGCTTAGTCAATTTGATTCGTCATGAAATTTTTGAAGAAGTTTCGAAAAGCGATCTGGCAGGCTTGATCTTTACCTATGTATGGGGGCTAGACCTCAAAAATGACTGGGACTATATTGAGCAAATTACAGAGATGTTTGAATCAAGGGGAGGGACTGTCTATTTAGTTGAATTAGAAGCAGATTACGAAGAGAGACTTAAGCGGAATAAAACCGAAAACAGACTCAAACATAAGCCTACAAAAAGAGATGTTGAAGGATCGGAAAAAGATTTAATTGATACCTATGAAAGGCATCGATTAAATTCATATCCCGGAGAAATAACTAAGAAGAATTATATAAAAATCAATAACACGCATATTGAGCCAGACACTGTAGCAAAGATGATAAAAGAAGAACTTAATCTTTGATTTAAAGAAAAACAATATATTAATTGGACTCGCTTCATCGTCACCAATCGCTTTCATAAATGAGGTTCTTCGGAAGTATAAATTTTTTGAATATTTTGATCGCATGATTAGCGGTGAAGAAGTGGCGAAAGGCAAACCAGCTCCAGACATTTACCTTGAAGTCTCAAAGCAATTGAATGTAAGCCAAATGAATGTTGG includes these proteins:
- a CDS encoding pyruvate kinase, which encodes MQPDINQLYEKYLTLNIPNPFTLEQINERLMKQYSATPVDVNRFDDLKKDPWADFHTAVAAYQFRNSDGVEKLLILESPDEKIEFYKECTYGDGCNLILNSEDQIYVSGGTIQVGTKLLLIELDIFGGIDKEDMVPGKEEFNDYLKALYLAGYIHFENDSFIEKARQRYREGYRLRRFGSGTSGETTF
- a CDS encoding AAA family ATPase; amino-acid sequence: MKLIILFGPQAVGKMTVGQSLANLTNFKLFHNHMSIDFVSQFFDYGTPSGKRLVNLIRHEIFEEVSKSDLAGLIFTYVWGLDLKNDWDYIEQITEMFESRGGTVYLVELEADYEERLKRNKTENRLKHKPTKRDVEGSEKDLIDTYERHRLNSYPGEITKKNYIKINNTHIEPDTVAKMIKEELNL
- a CDS encoding HAD hydrolase-like protein; protein product: MAFINEVLRKYKFFEYFDRMISGEEVAKGKPAPDIYLEVSKQLNVSQMNVGCLKILKMVFKQQNGRNEMYWFY